The Xiphophorus hellerii strain 12219 chromosome 7, Xiphophorus_hellerii-4.1, whole genome shotgun sequence nucleotide sequence TTAGCATGTGCAGCctgtttaaaaatctaaattggattgttacatttttttctccatttgtggctTTAGAAATGACTCTATCcacttttccagactgatgGTTGTCGATGACTTAATTCTCATCtgattttgaatttctttagattgggCAGGTTTTAATCAAGCGATTCTACAGATCAGCCAATGTGTGGTTCAGCTCAGCTTTCCAAAAATGTGGACAACTCATTTAATAATGGCAGTAATTACTTTCCATATAAAGCttaggttggtttggatagctcGTTTCCCTGTCCTcatttgaaaacagatttttgtatttacttttctttgttcAATATAAACATCTGTTTTGTGAACAGAAAGATTTTAATGTCAGTATAAATATGTAGAGGTGACAAATACCTTTTCACATACTCTAGATATCACAATGGCGGTGGAAATGACTCAAGAATCAACTAAAAAGTTGAAAGGCTGAGATTTACTGACAACAAATTAAACGAAAACTGGCtgatgaatttaaataaaaatcaactacTTAAAAACTATTAATGTTAAAgacagacaataaaacaaagaataattgtgccaaaaaagaaagaaaacaaaactatctTAGCCTTtctaaatgagatttttttttttttgccataacaCAGAAAACTACCCTAATATGGATTAGATATGTTTAAAATCTCTCATCTGAAGGGAAACCATTAAATCACATTTCACTCTGACAAAAGAGGGGTTCTTGTCGTTCTtcccatttaaaataaaagtctctgcatactttttattaaaagtttcaCATACAACACGGGAGACATTTTGGATAGTTTATCGACGGGGACAAAAGAGCTGGACCGGAGATTACAGAAAACGTTTGAAACgacaaaaacatacattttaatttgattccACATTTGTAGAGTAGACTGGTTCGCTAAAGTACAAAGGTTGCTCTCATGTCAAATGTAGCTTGCCATCTACTATTTTAGTGTCGGATGTGCGGCCATGATGTTTTTGGCCGTACTCTACACAAGGGGGATTCACTCTGCCTTGAAACGGCTGCTGGGCGTAAATgagtatttatgtttaaatcaGATCAGAGGCACAAAGAAGCTtgtttaaatgatcattttttgatttctgttaatttacaacatttaaaccttaaaatgtttcagcattTATTACACACAAGAAAAATCTAATGCCatctttgatttattattttctttttaaagtggAGTTTCTTGTCCAATTGGAAAAGAAGTGCAAAGCCTacaaaagtctttaaaaaaataaaaataaaaaaatacgaGCGATGAACTTTGAACCTCTTAGAACTTATGCAAAAGCTTGGTCTCTCTAGAAAGTTAACACTTCATGTTTAACCACAACGGTCAAACCTTTGACAGTTTCTACAGTTGGAGCACAGAAATCATATTTCACCCTccatacaaaaacatttttttttttcttttttttctccgaagagtttttgtggcgctagtggctcgtatttttttagacagtaggcagacaggaaggagggtgaggagaggggggaagacatgcggtaaaggtcatcgggagtcgaacccgcgatgtccgcgtcgaggactaaggcctccaaacgtggggcgtgctaacgccctgcgccaccacagcacgccccacaaaaacatttttattattgtttttatgtagaTGACTCCAGACCCCATGGATGGAGGTCTGGAGTTAACTTATTTTCAATAAACACAAATCTATAAAACGCACATTAAAAAGTTATAGGTCCTCTACGAAAGCTTCAGGCTGAAGACCCTTTCAAATCTACATCCAGGGCCGGCCCATAACGTCTGCATGCCATCTCGCTGTCCTAGTAAAAGCCTGAAGCAGCACAAGAGGGTGGTAAGCGACACCCGATGTTATTCATGATTGAATGATGAAGTCCTTCCTTTTGCTTCCAATTTGCCAGCAGAGGTAGTGAGAGTCAAGTTGGAAAGTAAGTGTGCAGCGCTCCGTAGTTAGAAAAGGTCCTGCTCTGCTGCCTCCCAGTTTTGTGTGAATGTCAGAAAATGAACCTTTAACGCACAGAAAATGTCTTGAGGTCAGTTTTCTTGAAGCAAAGTCAGAGGTGATGGAGAAGCACCAAACTGACCTGAATGGACTCGCATCAAGCAGCAGTTATTACtctgttaaaatttttttgcaaaagacaaaaacccCCACAGCAGCAAACCGTTTCTAAAACATTAGTTGCTGCTGGTGGACTGCCTTCAGGTTGTAATATGACGAGTTCAAGGCTTTTATAAGTATTGCTGGATGAAGCAGGGAATCAAAAGATTCCTGTGGTCAGCTGTGATGAGGAAGTTTTTCTGGTCTGTTCTGGTCATAACAGAATCCGTTTACGTTCAGACCTTCACCTACTGTCGAGGGATACGAATCAGAAACTAATTAATAATATCAAGCAGGTGAGCGAAGTCAGAGTTTACCTTCTTGACCTCTCACCTTTTTGGAGGTAAAAGGTAAATCTCAGGCAAGAGTAAACACATATAGATATAAAACTCACATATAAAACTCTGTAGTTTTATTCCATCTGTTTTAAGATAATTTCTCCTTCTGTGCTGCGTTTTGTAAGATACCTCCTTTATAGTTTGATGATCAGCTGACCACGCACGGGCTGATGTTACACTTTTTGGTCACCAGGACTGAGATCTGATAATTCATGATGGAAATCAATACCAGGTGTGAATGGTCAGGCTTTTACCTGGATGACTGTGTCGTCTGACCTACCTAAGAAACAAAGTTCCCTCCATTCGCAGATGTCATTGCAAAGCTGCCATCATCATctttttaaacttctccatGTCCACCTTCTTCATAATACACGCTTTGTGCGTCTTCTTTAGCAACCCTACAGTGTCCACTATCATCATTCCTCTGGTGTGAGTTCCTGTCAGTTCAACACTGACTGGATAACGATCGCTTTCTGTGACAAACGAGTTGTCCACCGCGGCCGCCATGGCGTACGAGTCACAGGAAACGAAGCCCGTGAAACCCAGGCATCCGCTGTCTTTCTTGGCCTCCTCCATACTGTGGTGGAAGATCTTCGCCATGAAGCAAGCTTTGTCGCTGTCCTGACCCAACCAGGCGTCACAGAAGTcctggagaaaagaaaacaggcaCAAACTGAAAAACGTACAgattataaatagaaaaatgtggCGCAGAAATCATCATTTaggtattttctttttgtttttcaggctcAGAGGAACAGAAAAATGACATCCGTAAGTGGATAGTTCTTTAAATCAACCTTGGATGAACACAGTTAAAGGACATGTTGTTAGAATGTGTCTGTGTCATTGATTCAAAAAGCAGTGTGAGGAAACACACCGCTCCAACATCAAATACACACAAGACATTGTGAATAAAATGCACCGTTTAACAAATCCTCAGGTTATCTGAGCAgcagtaaaaactaaaacaagacGCCACCATTCCAGATAAATAGCACTTATTTAGGACTGCAAATGTTACATGGTCTTTTATAAAGTTtaatatagaaaatgttttctagcaTTTAAAAGAACCATAATTTTATCtccatttttagatttaaaaaccaAGAAAGATGCAAAAGATGTTGCAATAAAGTGGCAGGGATACAATTTCTTCTACGGGATGTTgatatttgtagaaaatttaattaaaaaatcatttatttcctctaaaatgtatatatttctaCTTAATGTCTGTACACTGTGAGCGCTTaaaatcaaagtcaaaattctttggGCACAGAATCCAATCCAATAGTTTCCAATCGGatgacaaaaatgtgttttggggTCGCACGCTCTTGTGAATATTTTGTggaattattgcattttttttttaaaataaaagaaaatttgccAAAACCTGCATTTGTTGTTATAtctttaattaaatacattagTCGGTTCTTTATTACTTTAATAAGAGCCATTGTGAAAGGTCCAAAAAGCCACTTGTGGCTCCGGAGCTACACATCGACACAATATTCTAAGTAATTCACTTGTGCTGGATGCTTTAGTTCGTCTAACAACAAATTAGATTTAGGAGTTATAACGAGCCTTACCCATGGCAGCTGGCTGTAGCAGGTGAACTCCCAGCACGCCAAGTAAGTTTCACACTGGTAATCATTCAGCACGATGTATGCTGCCTCTGGATCAGATGCAAAATTAAACTCGCCACACACGGTGGTGTTCCCTCGTGCTGAACGAGAGAAGAAccaggaaaaataaagattaaagttCTGTAAAACCAAGATCAAACCCAAATGAGGACATTATGCATGTGAGACGAAAGGCAGAGCTTTAAAAGAGCAAGAAGGAAAGATTTAAGTCACTCCAGTGAGTCGCattaaataaatcttaattttatgtaattaatcTGCAAAACTACTTCAACAGCAGAGAATATATCtgttaaaataacagaaaaatttgACTAAAGGAGGAAATATGTTATTACACAATACCAGACATTCCCACAGGCTATTAGGAGaagtttaggatttttttcctttttcttaaaaatgaaaactagcCATTCTTTAGAGTAAAACTCTTTTCTGCACAAAGTCTGAATCAGAATAAAAACTACACAGTCAGCTGAGGTGGACTCACTTATAATACGTAACGATCACCATAATTTATGCATAGCCAAGTGAAGAATACATGGTCTGATTAAGTTCATGTGCATTTTCCCCACAAAAACCAATACAGGAACCAGTGTAGTTTTCAGGGTTAGTTTCTCTCCTTGATGTGTTTCCACTGCAGAAACCAGACACCAGAACAAAGTGCTCAGAAATCTGTGCTTTGAGGGAGACAGAACTTTCTGGATGAACCCGAACTGGACACTTCCTGTTAGGAGGAGACTTAACATTACCCACTGGCTGAGGGTAACCAGAATTAAGTCTCGGTCATTTCTCTCCcagtttattctttatttttgtttgcaaacacATCAAAGTTCAGCCACTTGTGCTAAATATCACTGtgttaaatattgttgtttacATTCAAGCCCATGGTTAAAATCTGCCAgggtttttgtaaataaattgcTCAAAAGGAAGTGTGGGCTTCTGCTTTCAGCTCTTCTAGAGATTTGTAACTGGTAAATTTATAACATATTGCAGAGATTTATGTTCTCAGATACAGATCACAAACTTTCTCTGAGTCAAAGTTAGTCTTAATTCAGTTTAAGAGACTTGCCAGCATTAAACTGTCACAATTTATGCTTTCTAACAGCTGACTGTGATCCTAATCGGACCTCAGCCTTTCCTCATCTCAGATCTCTTCATTCTGCAGACACATTTGTCTGCAGGTGACTTTATAACCCTAACCGCTTTGTCtgattttacagcttttaatCACAATTTCTGTCTGTGGATAATAGTTTTCTTTGGGGGTCACAAAACTTAACCCATGCTTTTGTATCCcttaaagaattttattttatttttttagattatggCAGGATATGCTGCTTTTTAAGatcttttaatgtaatttatgttATCAGTCAAGTTCTATTTAAGTGAATTCTTGACTAAACAAGTCTAGCAGTAATCAGTCCTTTGTGCGACACGGTTAGCTGAATTTTACATAGCTTTTGAAAATACGCTGGCAATCACATTTAACTcgataataaattaaattatcagCTTAAACTGCATTTTCTCTTTGTCCAATATCATTTTTGTTacataatctgaaacatttaagcgtgataaaaaaataaaagcaaaaacagaagaaatctgtagcACTTTTTATGGCACCGTCTCCgtttttatcaaatacatttatgtTATTCATTGAACTTTGTGCATAAACATTTTATCCTATAGCCGTCAGTGTTTCACTCACACTCAGTGTTCCCTCCCATGATGTAGAGTCCTTTGAGTTTGCCCGGCAGCGTCGGATCCATCCTCACAGCCAGAGCCAGGTTGGTGAGGGGCGCCGTGGCAACCAAGGACACCTGGGCAGCGTACACAGACTCAGGATATGCAGAACGAACAGTAACACAAGTTTTACGCAGCTCTTCTCACCTCTCCAGGGTTCTCATTAACAATCCGGACTATGGCCGACACGGCATTCTCCTCCTGAATCAGGTCCAGACCAGGAGCGCCGGCGTCGGGGGCGTCTCCGAGGCCGTCCTGACCGTGGAAGCTTTCATCGCCGACTCTGATGCCAAGGATGGACTTAGCAGCACCTTTAAACACCGGAATCTAGCCAATGAAAACAAGAGCACTGGTGAGAAATGTACTGGTCCAAATTTACCACATAACATCTTATCCTGGTCTTACACAGTgccaacatcatcatcatcatcatcatcatcatcatcatgtctAAACTAAACCTTATGGTTTATGGACTTTTTGGATTGTGAGTGaatgaataaactaaaactgaaactgaattttCTTTCTGGATCCTTTGTGAAAACACCAGAAAATCAGAATGTGTGACTAAGTGAAAACACAACAACTTCTTTTCCAGAAAAGATACTGCtagcttttttcccctctgacattttgtcatgttacaacaaaAACTCTGAtgcattttgctgttttttatgcAGCAAAATTGCTCAAACGTTTGACAAATAGCATTTGTGAACAGCAATTTTGAAGTTAGCCTCAGATTCaaaatttcattaattttttagCAGCTTCTTCTTCAACATGATGTGTGactgcaaatgttttttatggCTTTATTTTTCCACTAACGGGAGATTTATGAAGTCGTCGACCTTTCTCCCTCACCTGCTGTGCTCCTTAGTCTTTATTATGATGATGTTCAACTATGTTTACTAATCAGTCCCTCTAGAATTTCATGATTGTTTTTGCGATTTTCAAA carries:
- the LOC116723040 gene encoding pyrimidine-specific ribonucleoside hydrolase RihA-like, encoding MSSKCKKRKRRPQMDAEQNSQEKQLQALQNSKEEGSRMKKKLLVDVDCGVDDAQAIMLGLAAPNVEILGITCVHGNTAVENVCKNVLRVLQACKKPEIPVFKGAAKSILGIRVGDESFHGQDGLGDAPDAGAPGLDLIQEENAVSAIVRIVNENPGEVSLVATAPLTNLALAVRMDPTLPGKLKGLYIMGGNTESRGNTTVCGEFNFASDPEAAYIVLNDYQCETYLACWEFTCYSQLPWDFCDAWLGQDSDKACFMAKIFHHSMEEAKKDSGCLGFTGFVSCDSYAMAAAVDNSFVTESDRYPVSVELTGTHTRGMMIVDTVGLLKKTHKACIMKKVDMEKFKKMMMAALQ